Proteins encoded within one genomic window of Deltaproteobacteria bacterium:
- a CDS encoding aminopeptidase — protein sequence MGSERQVKRLAEVLVRHSVKAKKGEIVRISTSELGRPLALAVYREVMRAGAHPLLAGGFEEANGIFYEEASPEQIAHLPPTKMHEAKTIDADIVIIAPGNTRHLSHIPPRKMADRRKATKPISEVLLRRVRWV from the coding sequence TTGGGTTCCGAGCGGCAGGTGAAGAGGCTTGCGGAGGTGCTGGTCCGTCATTCCGTCAAGGCGAAGAAGGGGGAGATCGTCCGGATCTCCACGAGCGAGCTGGGGAGGCCGCTGGCGCTCGCGGTCTACCGCGAGGTGATGCGGGCGGGAGCGCACCCGCTCCTGGCGGGGGGGTTCGAAGAGGCGAACGGGATCTTCTACGAGGAAGCGTCGCCGGAGCAGATCGCGCACCTCCCGCCGACGAAGATGCACGAGGCGAAGACGATCGACGCCGACATCGTGATCATCGCTCCCGGCAACACCCGGCACCTCTCCCACATCCCTCCGCGGAAGATGGCCGACCGCCGGAAGGCGACGAAGCCGATCTCCGAGGTGCTGCTGCGGCGCGTCCGGTGGGT